Proteins encoded by one window of Aspergillus chevalieri M1 DNA, chromosome 6, nearly complete sequence:
- a CDS encoding uncharacterized protein (COG:S;~EggNog:ENOG410Q1H7): MGEECVMDRSRRYSKCASCTRLRRPCRREFHTGSEWELLKQAEAKVASDLSNADDELEQLQSHLEEVQQKLKSTLARHARLRKQQKFLKERGFKMSEHDAELLRIMDEKSSEQLDPPVVEVQQLAATSSNPDFNQMLEEIAQMPSSFWENVELPSGEIASTSDDNPSSSR; the protein is encoded by the coding sequence ATGGGTGAAGAGTGTGTCATGGATCGTTCTCGTCGTTATTCAAAATGTGCTTCTTGCAcccgtcttcgtcgtccttGTCGTCGAGAATTTCACACTGGTAGCGAGTGGGAATTGTTGAAACAGGCTGAGGCTAAGGTTGCGAGTGATTTGTCAAATGCTGATGATGAACTGGAGCAGCTTCAATCTCATTTGGAGGAAGTTCAACAGAAATTGAAATCGACTTTGGCTCGTCATGCTCGTTTGCGTAAACAACAGAAGTTCTTGAAAGAGCGTGGTTTCAAAATGTCAGAACATGATGCTGAGTTATTGCGGATCATGGATGAGAAGTCTTCAGAGCAGCTTGATCCGCCAGTTGTTGAGGTTCAACAGTTAGCTGCGACTTCTAGTAATCCTGATTTTAATCAGATGTTGGAAGAGATTGCTCAAATGCCTTcctccttctgggagaacgTTGAGCTTCCTTCTGGTGAAATTGCTTCAACATCTGATGACAACCCGTCAAGTTCgcgatag
- a CDS encoding glutathione-independent formaldehyde dehydrogenase (COG:Q;~EggNog:ENOG410PJRF;~InterPro:IPR036291,IPR011032,IPR013154,IPR002328;~PFAM:PF08240;~go_function: GO:0008270 - zinc ion binding [Evidence IEA];~go_function: GO:0016491 - oxidoreductase activity [Evidence IEA];~go_process: GO:0055114 - oxidation-reduction process [Evidence IEA]) — protein sequence MQALVYNGTPYNVTIANVSRPTIQNHTDAVVRITTSAICGSDLHFYHGLMGGTPPYVVGHEAIGYVSEVGDAVSSLSVGDYVVIPDNAAAGHLEMVPEALDSFGGGTELGGLQAEYARVPFADDSLIPVPLTHETTNSSIECDYLTTGDIFATGWSAIDYSGFQPGDTVAVFGAGPVGLLAAYSALLRGASNVYSVDREPMRLERAASIGAIPINFNESDPVQQIMKHEPNGVTRAVDCVGMEAVNARGESEEGIILRNMINVVAQNGGIGQIGVYMRQETSPAAPLGDSIPQNVPFAISDFFLKHLRYEAGIVDPKVLAPQLVELISAGRARPSFISTAEIRIDEVPRYYERFDRKEEIKVYIHFP from the exons ATGCAGGCCCTGGTCTACAACGGCACCCCTTACAACGTAACAATTGCCAACGTCTCCCGTCCAACAATCCAAAACCACACCGACGCCGTCGTCCGCATCACCACCTCCGCCATTTGTGGCTCCGATTTGCACTTCTACCATGGTCTCATGGGCGGAACGCCCCCGTACGTGGTTGGCCATGAAGCCATCGGGTACGTGTCTGAGGTTGGAGACGCGGTTTCCTCGTTGTCGGTGGGTGATTATGTGGTCATTCCGGATAATGCTGCCGCGGGTCATTTGGAGATGGTGCCCGAGGCGTTGGATTCGTTTGGGGGTGGGACTGAGCTTGGTGGATTGCAGG CTGAATACGCCCGCGTCCCCTTCGCCGACGACTCCCTCATTCCCGTCCCATTGACCCACGAAACGACAAACTCCTCTATCGAATGTGACTACCTAACCACCGGCGACATCTTCGCCACCGGCTGGAGCGCAATTGACTACTCCGGCTTTCAACCAGGAGACACCGTCGCAGTCTTCGGTGCTGGCCCTGTTGGTCTCCTTGCCGCATACTCCGCCCTCCTCCGCGGTGCATCGAATGTGTACTCCGTGGATCGCGAACCTATGCGACTTGAGCGCGCTGCCTCAATCGGCGCTATCCCCATAAACTTCAATGAATCTGACCCCGTACAACAGATCATGAAACACGAACCCAACGGCGTCACCCGTGCTGTGGACTGCGTTGGTATGGAAGCCGTCAACGCCCGCGGCGAGTCAGAAGAGGGTATCATCCTACGCAACATGATCAACGTGGTAGCTCAGAACGGCGGTATCGGACAAATCGGCGTGTACATGCGACAGGAGACTTCCCCAGCTGCGCCACTGGGAGATAGTATCCCGCAGAACGTGCCGTTCGCCATTTCGGATTTCTTTCTTAAGCATCTAAGATATGAAGCTGGGATTGTTGATCCGAAAGTTCTGGCACCGCAGCTTGTTGAGTTGATTTCGGCGGGACGGGCGAGGCCGAGTTTTATTTCGACGGCGGAGATTCGGATCGATGAGGTGCCTAGGTATTATGAGAGGTTTGATCGGAAGGAGGAGATTAAGGTATATATTCATTTCCCTTGA